The Mesobacillus jeotgali genome window below encodes:
- a CDS encoding IS3 family transposase (programmed frameshift), which translates to MAKKGQQFQRYTNEFKQKAVLTYVNGSKSYKVVAEELGIRNCTQLKVWVKKWMNGQSFDERRGVSNPLKGRPRTNFKTVEEERDYLKAQVEYLKKQLSKSGKGGEDITRQAKYEIIEGLRGKYPVTWLMEIARIKRASYYKWKATLPQREERFKQEQDVREHIMAIHFIHPEFGRPRITDWLKESDFLINHKKVYRLMKEMGIQSVIRKKRKRHGHTPSVICPNRLKRNFKAVGPNQKMATDITYVSDGKEFYYLSVIQDLFNNEIVAWQISKRNDLELVLKTVDEWTNKKDVAGAVLHSDQGFQYTSKTYNNRLETFGVKGSHSRKGNCLDNACVESFFSHLKSEKLYIAQCKSEEEIRQAIEEFIYHYNYKRTQKKLKKRAPIEYRHALAA; encoded by the exons ATGGCTAAGAAAGGACAACAGTTTCAACGTTATACAAATGAATTCAAACAGAAAGCAGTATTAACATACGTTAATGGATCTAAAAGTTATAAGGTAGTGGCCGAAGAGTTAGGGATCCGCAATTGTACACAGCTTAAAGTATGGGTAAAGAAGTGGATGAACGGACAGTCATTTGATGAGCGGCGTGGAGTATCAAACCCTTTAAAAGGAAGGCCACGTACTAACTTTAAAACGGTGGAAGAAGAAAGAGATTATTTGAAGGCACAGGTAGAATACTTAAAAAAGCAGT TATCCAAATCTGGTAAAGGAGGAGAAGACATCACCCGTCAGGCAAAATATGAAATCATTGAAGGGTTAAGGGGGAAATACCCTGTCACCTGGTTAATGGAAATCGCCAGAATCAAGCGTGCCTCTTACTATAAGTGGAAAGCAACTCTGCCACAACGCGAGGAAAGGTTCAAACAAGAACAGGATGTACGAGAACATATAATGGCCATTCATTTTATTCATCCAGAGTTCGGGCGTCCTCGAATAACAGATTGGTTAAAGGAAAGTGACTTTTTGATCAACCATAAAAAAGTGTACAGGTTGATGAAGGAGATGGGCATACAGTCGGTGATCCGGAAGAAAAGGAAACGCCATGGCCATACACCTTCAGTTATATGTCCAAATCGCCTAAAGAGAAATTTCAAAGCGGTGGGTCCAAATCAGAAAATGGCAACAGATATCACATATGTTTCTGACGGCAAAGAGTTTTATTACCTGTCGGTCATTCAAGATCTATTCAACAATGAAATCGTGGCATGGCAAATATCCAAACGAAATGATTTAGAACTCGTATTAAAAACTGTTGATGAATGGACAAATAAAAAGGACGTAGCTGGAGCCGTTCTCCATTCGGATCAAGGCTTCCAGTATACGTCCAAGACATACAACAATAGGTTAGAGACATTCGGCGTCAAGGGCAGCCACTCTCGCAAAGGAAACTGCCTTGATAACGCATGCGTAGAATCATTCTTCTCACATCTCAAATCCGAAAAGTTGTATATAGCACAGTGTAAATCAGAAGAGGAAATACGGCAAGCAATCGAAGAATTCATCTATCATTACAATTACAAACGGACTCAAAAGAAATTAAAGAAACGCGCGCCGATTGAGTATCGACACGCGTTAGCTGCGTAG
- the hisS gene encoding histidine--tRNA ligase, translating to MSNQINIPRGTQDILPGQTEKWQLIEAKARELCERYQYRELRTPIFEHTDLFKRSVGDTTDIVQKEMYTFTDRGNRSLTLRPEGTAAAVRSFVENKMFGSPNQPVKLYYMGPMFRYERPQAGRFRQFVQFGVEAMGSADPAIDAEVISLAMSLYKELGLKKLKLVVNSLGDKESRKAHRDALVSHFQPRIEEFCGDCQNRLEKNPMRILDCKADRDHELMKSAPSIIDYLTDDSAQYFNKVTKYLTDLGIEFEVDANLVRGLDYYNHTAFEIMSDAEGFGAITTLCGGGRYNGLVEEIGGPETPGIGFALSIERLLAALDAEGVELPVNEGIDCYLVALGEEAKDYTVGLLHNLRMAGFSAERDYQDRKIKAQFKAADRMNARYVAVLGEDELKEKKINLKSMADGEQIQLPLESFIEKFKDICK from the coding sequence GTGTCTAATCAGATCAATATCCCACGCGGAACACAGGACATTTTGCCAGGCCAGACAGAGAAATGGCAGCTCATTGAAGCGAAGGCGAGAGAACTTTGTGAAAGATATCAATATCGGGAATTAAGGACACCGATTTTCGAGCATACAGATTTATTCAAACGAAGCGTTGGCGATACAACAGATATCGTCCAGAAAGAAATGTACACTTTCACTGACAGGGGTAACCGCAGCCTGACGCTTCGTCCAGAAGGCACGGCAGCGGCTGTACGCTCTTTTGTTGAAAATAAAATGTTCGGAAGCCCTAATCAGCCAGTGAAACTCTATTACATGGGACCAATGTTCCGCTACGAACGCCCACAGGCTGGACGTTTCCGCCAGTTTGTACAGTTTGGTGTCGAGGCGATGGGAAGCGCAGACCCAGCAATCGATGCTGAGGTAATTTCCCTTGCCATGTCGCTGTATAAGGAACTTGGCTTGAAAAAGCTTAAGCTGGTCGTAAACAGCCTGGGCGATAAGGAAAGCAGAAAAGCTCACAGGGATGCTTTAGTCAGCCATTTTCAACCTCGGATCGAGGAATTTTGCGGCGACTGCCAGAACCGACTGGAAAAGAATCCGATGCGTATCCTGGATTGCAAGGCAGACCGTGACCACGAATTGATGAAATCAGCACCATCCATCATCGATTATCTGACAGATGATTCTGCTCAATATTTTAATAAAGTCACAAAGTACCTGACTGATCTTGGGATTGAATTCGAGGTCGACGCGAATCTAGTGCGCGGTTTGGATTATTATAATCACACTGCTTTCGAAATTATGAGCGATGCTGAAGGCTTTGGAGCCATCACGACGCTTTGCGGCGGCGGCAGATACAATGGTCTTGTCGAAGAAATCGGCGGACCGGAAACACCTGGGATCGGATTTGCGTTAAGCATTGAAAGATTGCTTGCAGCATTGGATGCAGAAGGTGTTGAGCTTCCTGTCAATGAAGGAATCGATTGCTATCTTGTTGCCTTGGGAGAGGAAGCGAAGGATTATACTGTGGGCTTGCTCCACAATTTGAGAATGGCAGGATTCTCTGCAGAAAGAGACTATCAGGATCGTAAAATCAAAGCCCAGTTCAAGGCTGCTGACAGAATGAATGCAAGATATGTGGCAGTGTTGGGTGAAGACGAATTAAAAGAGAAGAAGATTAACCTGAAATCAATGGCGGATGGAGAGCAAATCCAACTGCCGCTTGAGAGTTTCATTGAAAAATTCAAAGACATTTGTAAGTAG
- a CDS encoding tetratricopeptide repeat protein: MDKNQTGIQLMQEGKWEEAAKTFAEAIDEQPKDPVAYINFGNVLTAVGDTERAMNFFDKAISLDENATAAYYSKGSVYYDNQSFDEARKMFELAMKKGLDNGDNFFMLGMSLANMGSSKLALPYLQRSTELLENDAEAHFQYGLCLAREGFIDEAIKALEQAIALDPEHADALYNLGVAYGYKENGEKALEMFNRALEIQPDHLLAGHGKKLIEGQDLQ, from the coding sequence ATGGATAAAAATCAGACAGGTATTCAGTTGATGCAAGAAGGAAAGTGGGAAGAGGCGGCCAAGACATTCGCCGAAGCGATAGACGAACAGCCAAAGGATCCGGTTGCATACATAAATTTTGGGAACGTTCTTACCGCGGTAGGTGACACGGAAAGGGCAATGAATTTTTTCGATAAAGCAATCAGCCTTGATGAAAATGCTACAGCAGCATACTACAGCAAGGGCAGCGTTTATTACGATAACCAAAGCTTCGATGAAGCCAGAAAGATGTTTGAGCTGGCCATGAAAAAAGGGCTGGACAATGGAGACAACTTTTTTATGCTAGGGATGAGCCTCGCGAATATGGGCAGCAGCAAATTGGCTCTGCCATACTTACAGAGGAGCACCGAGCTCCTCGAAAATGATGCTGAAGCCCATTTCCAATATGGACTATGTCTTGCAAGGGAAGGATTTATCGATGAAGCGATTAAAGCACTTGAACAGGCAATCGCACTGGACCCGGAGCATGCAGACGCCCTCTATAATCTTGGGGTAGCATATGGCTACAAGGAAAATGGAGAAAAGGCACTTGAAATGTTCAATCGGGCATTGGAAATACAGCCAGACCATCTGCTGGCAGGGCACGGCAAGAAATTGATTGAGGGTCAGGACCTTCAGTAA
- the mnmA gene encoding tRNA 2-thiouridine(34) synthase MnmA gives MEKSPKDTRVVVGMSGGVDSSVAALILKEQGYDVIGIFMKNWDDTDENGVCTATEDYEDVIRVCNQIGIPYYAVNFEKQYWDKVFTYFLDEYKAGRTPNPDVMCNKEIKFKAFLEHAMNLGADYLATGHYARVEDRDGERKMLRGLDENKDQTYFLNQLSQSQIEKVLFPIGNLEKSRVRELAREANLATATKKDSTGICFIGERNFKEFLGNYLPAQPGNMETMDGQVKGKHDGLMYYTIGQRQGLGIGGSGEPWFVVGKDLERNVLLVEQGFHNELLYSDSITAVNVGFVSDREKPRVFECTAKFRYRQPDNAVTVELQDDGTAKVLFKEPIRAVTPGQAVVFYDGEECLGGGTIDEIFKNGNKLTYVG, from the coding sequence ATGGAAAAATCACCTAAGGATACAAGAGTGGTGGTTGGGATGTCCGGGGGTGTTGATTCATCAGTTGCTGCGCTCATTCTGAAGGAGCAGGGCTACGATGTGATTGGCATTTTCATGAAGAACTGGGATGATACCGACGAAAACGGTGTCTGCACGGCTACCGAGGATTACGAGGATGTGATCCGCGTCTGCAACCAGATCGGCATTCCATATTATGCGGTCAATTTTGAAAAACAATATTGGGATAAGGTTTTCACTTATTTCCTGGATGAATATAAAGCAGGCAGAACGCCGAATCCAGACGTCATGTGCAACAAGGAAATCAAGTTCAAAGCATTCCTTGAGCACGCTATGAACCTTGGAGCGGATTATTTGGCGACAGGCCACTATGCACGAGTCGAAGATCGGGACGGGGAACGCAAGATGCTCCGCGGCCTTGATGAAAACAAGGATCAGACCTATTTCCTGAACCAGTTGAGTCAAAGCCAGATTGAAAAAGTTCTGTTTCCGATCGGCAATCTGGAAAAATCCCGAGTCAGGGAGCTTGCCAGAGAAGCGAACCTTGCCACGGCAACCAAAAAAGACAGTACAGGCATCTGCTTCATTGGTGAAAGGAATTTCAAGGAGTTCCTTGGAAATTATCTCCCGGCACAGCCAGGCAATATGGAAACGATGGATGGCCAGGTAAAAGGGAAGCATGACGGCTTGATGTATTACACGATCGGTCAGCGCCAGGGTCTTGGCATTGGCGGCTCGGGCGAACCCTGGTTTGTTGTCGGCAAAGATCTTGAACGTAATGTTTTGCTGGTTGAACAAGGCTTCCATAATGAGCTGCTGTACTCGGACAGCATCACAGCTGTTAATGTCGGTTTTGTATCTGACAGGGAGAAGCCTAGGGTTTTCGAATGTACAGCAAAATTCCGTTACCGCCAGCCTGATAATGCTGTAACGGTTGAGCTTCAGGATGATGGAACAGCGAAGGTTCTGTTCAAAGAACCAATTCGCGCCGTGACACCAGGACAAGCCGTCGTTTTCTATGATGGTGAAGAATGTCTGGGCGGCGGTACGATTGACGAGATTTTCAAGAATGGAAACAAACTGACATATGTCGGCTAA
- the aspS gene encoding aspartate--tRNA ligase, which translates to MFGRSYFCGEVTEEAIGEKVTLKGWVQKRRDLGGLIFIDLRDRTGLVQIVFNPDVSPEALALAEKVRTEYVLDVKGKVIARSEGSVNENLKTGRIEVQAEELTIINEAKTTPFVIADKTDVSEDVRLKYRYLDLRRPVMFETFKMRHQVTKAIRNFLDGEGFLDVETPILTKSTPEGARDYLVPSRVHPGEFYALPQSPQIFKQLMMVGGFERYYQIARCFRDEDLRADRQPEFTQIDIETSFMSQEEIMGLTEKMMQKVMKDVKGLDVTEPFPRMSYEEAMSRFGSDKPDTRFDMELIDLSETVKESGFKVFASAVANGGQVKAINVKGAAANYSRKDIDALTEFVSVYGAKGLAWLKAEEDGLKGPISKFFGEEEQAALKTKLEVEAGDLLLFVADKMSVVADALGALRLKLGKELGLIDQSKFNFLWITDWPLLEFDEEADRYFAAHHPFTMPAREDLPLLESDPASVKAQAYDLVLNGYELGGGSLRIFERDVQEKMFSVLGFTKEQAVEQFGFLLEAFEYGTPPHGGIALGLDRMVMLLAGRSNLRDTIAFPKTASASDLLTEAPGEVSGAQLDELHLSLNVKKDQ; encoded by the coding sequence ATGTTTGGGAGATCATATTTTTGCGGTGAAGTAACGGAAGAGGCTATCGGTGAAAAGGTAACGTTGAAAGGCTGGGTGCAGAAACGCCGGGATCTTGGCGGTCTGATTTTCATCGACTTGCGTGACAGAACTGGACTTGTTCAGATTGTCTTCAATCCTGATGTGTCACCAGAAGCGCTTGCACTCGCTGAAAAGGTGCGTACAGAATACGTTCTTGATGTAAAAGGAAAGGTCATTGCCCGCAGTGAAGGAAGCGTCAATGAAAATCTAAAGACTGGAAGGATCGAAGTCCAGGCTGAAGAGCTTACAATCATCAATGAAGCGAAAACGACTCCTTTCGTGATTGCTGATAAAACAGATGTATCTGAAGATGTCCGTTTGAAATATCGTTATCTTGACCTGCGCCGTCCGGTCATGTTCGAAACATTCAAGATGAGGCACCAGGTAACGAAGGCGATCCGTAACTTCCTAGACGGAGAAGGCTTCCTTGATGTGGAAACACCGATTCTAACAAAAAGCACCCCGGAAGGAGCACGTGACTATCTGGTACCAAGCCGGGTCCATCCGGGTGAATTCTACGCTCTTCCTCAATCACCCCAGATTTTTAAACAATTGATGATGGTTGGCGGCTTTGAGCGTTATTACCAGATTGCCCGCTGCTTCCGCGATGAAGACCTGCGAGCTGACCGCCAGCCGGAATTCACGCAAATCGATATCGAAACGAGCTTCATGAGCCAGGAAGAAATCATGGGCCTTACTGAAAAAATGATGCAAAAGGTCATGAAGGATGTAAAAGGCCTGGATGTGACAGAGCCATTTCCTCGCATGAGCTATGAAGAGGCAATGAGCCGCTTTGGTTCTGATAAGCCAGATACCCGTTTTGACATGGAACTGATTGACCTTTCTGAAACGGTGAAAGAATCAGGATTCAAAGTCTTTGCTTCGGCAGTCGCGAATGGCGGTCAGGTTAAGGCAATCAATGTTAAAGGTGCGGCAGCGAACTACTCCCGAAAAGATATCGACGCTTTGACAGAGTTTGTTTCTGTATACGGTGCTAAAGGTCTAGCATGGCTGAAAGCGGAAGAAGATGGACTTAAAGGGCCTATCTCCAAGTTTTTCGGGGAAGAAGAACAAGCGGCGCTCAAGACAAAGCTTGAAGTGGAAGCTGGAGACCTCCTTCTTTTCGTAGCAGATAAAATGTCCGTGGTGGCAGACGCACTTGGAGCATTGCGCTTAAAGCTTGGTAAAGAGCTTGGCCTTATTGACCAAAGCAAATTCAACTTCCTTTGGATCACAGATTGGCCGCTATTGGAGTTCGACGAGGAAGCGGATCGTTATTTCGCTGCTCACCATCCATTCACGATGCCAGCCCGCGAAGACCTGCCTTTACTCGAGAGTGATCCTGCAAGTGTCAAGGCACAGGCATATGACCTTGTACTGAACGGCTATGAACTAGGCGGCGGATCTCTAAGGATTTTTGAGAGAGATGTTCAGGAAAAAATGTTCTCTGTCCTTGGCTTCACAAAGGAACAGGCAGTCGAGCAGTTTGGGTTCCTGCTAGAGGCGTTCGAATATGGAACCCCTCCACATGGCGGGATCGCTCTCGGTCTGGACAGGATGGTCATGCTTCTTGCTGGCCGTTCAAACCTGCGCGATACAATCGCATTCCCGAAAACAGCAAGCGCAAGCGATCTGCTGACAGAAGCTCCTGGCGAGGTAAGCGGAGCACAGCTTGATGAATTACATTTGTCACTAAATGTTAAAAAAGACCAGTAA
- a CDS encoding ThiF family adenylyltransferase: MLHQFSRNELAIGKEGLDIMKNSTVAVLGIGGVGSFAAEALARSGVGKLILIDKDDVDITNVNRQLIALLSTVGKQKVEVMRDRIMDINPECEVIALKMFYTEETYEEIFGYDLDFIVDASDTISYKIHLIKEAIKRDIPMISSMGAANKMDPTRFQIADIFKTHTDPLAKVIRTRLRKEGIKKGIPVVFSDESPIVIREDVRKEVGNDNAEIRKAKMPPSSNAFVPSVAGLIMASHVVRELLKDIEIERVNS; this comes from the coding sequence ATGCTTCATCAATTTTCTCGTAATGAATTGGCCATTGGCAAGGAAGGCCTCGATATAATGAAGAATAGTACCGTCGCGGTTTTAGGAATAGGCGGGGTTGGTTCGTTTGCGGCAGAAGCTCTGGCAAGGTCTGGAGTTGGCAAGCTGATTTTGATTGATAAGGATGATGTTGACATCACGAATGTCAACAGACAGCTAATCGCTCTTCTTTCAACTGTTGGCAAGCAGAAAGTGGAAGTGATGCGCGACAGAATCATGGATATAAATCCTGAATGCGAAGTCATTGCGTTGAAAATGTTTTATACAGAAGAAACCTATGAAGAGATTTTTGGCTATGACTTGGATTTTATCGTTGATGCATCGGATACGATCTCTTATAAAATCCATTTGATCAAGGAAGCGATCAAGCGCGACATCCCAATGATTTCTAGCATGGGAGCAGCTAATAAGATGGACCCGACCCGGTTCCAGATTGCTGATATTTTCAAGACCCACACTGACCCGCTTGCTAAAGTGATTCGTACTCGTCTGCGAAAAGAAGGCATCAAGAAGGGGATTCCGGTCGTATTTTCAGATGAAAGCCCAATCGTGATCCGCGAAGATGTCCGAAAAGAGGTCGGCAATGATAATGCGGAAATCCGGAAAGCGAAAATGCCGCCATCATCCAATGCTTTTGTTCCATCAGTAGCAGGGCTCATCATGGCAAGCCATGTTGTCCGAGAGCTGTTGAAGGATATTGAAATTGAACGTGTAAATAGTTAA
- the cymR gene encoding cysteine metabolism transcriptional regulator CymR produces MKISTKGRYGLTIMIELAKKYGEGPISLKSIAQTNDLSEHYLEQLVAPLRNAGLVKSIRGAYGGYILSSEPSTISAGDIIRVLEGPISIVEGIEDEEPAKRELWTRIRDAVKDVLDNTTIEDLANHSDNFGESDAYMFYI; encoded by the coding sequence ATGAAAATATCGACGAAAGGACGCTATGGATTGACGATCATGATCGAGCTTGCCAAGAAATATGGAGAAGGCCCGATATCACTGAAATCCATTGCGCAAACTAATGACTTATCAGAGCATTACCTGGAGCAATTGGTTGCACCGCTCAGGAATGCCGGCCTGGTGAAAAGCATCAGAGGAGCATATGGAGGTTATATACTCAGCTCAGAACCTTCTACCATCTCAGCTGGGGACATCATCCGTGTCCTCGAGGGGCCCATCAGCATTGTCGAAGGGATAGAGGACGAGGAACCAGCCAAACGTGAACTCTGGACAAGAATCAGGGATGCGGTCAAGGACGTACTCGACAATACCACAATCGAAGACCTCGCCAACCACTCCGACAACTTTGGCGAGTCTGACGCTTATATGTTTTATATATAA
- a CDS encoding replication-associated recombination protein A, translating to MNLKPLAFRMRPRTIEEVIGQSHLVAEGKIINRMVKARQLSSMILYGPPGIGKTSIASAIAGSTNFAFRTLNAVTNNKKDMEVVAAEAKMSGKVILLLDEVHRLDKAKQDFLLPYLENGMIVLIGATTSNPYHAINPAIRSRCQIFELKPLEPEDIKKALRRAISDDERGLGDLKIEITESALTHFATASGGDVRSSLNALELAVLSTEPDGDGVIHIDEAAAEECMQKKSLSHDKDGDAHYDVLSGFQKSIRGSDVNAALHYLGRLIEAGDLVSINRRLLVIAYEDIGLASPQAGQRTLAAIEAAERVGFPEARIPLANAVIELCLSPKSNSAYVALDLALADIRSGISGEVPDHLKDAHYKGAKDLGRGVDYLYPHDYEGGWVKQQYLPDRIKNKVYYKPKKTGKFEQAIAAIYERITGQKK from the coding sequence ATGAATCTTAAACCTCTTGCTTTCAGGATGAGGCCGAGGACAATTGAGGAAGTGATTGGCCAGTCCCATCTTGTAGCTGAAGGAAAAATCATAAATCGGATGGTCAAGGCTCGGCAATTATCTTCGATGATCCTTTACGGTCCGCCTGGCATCGGAAAAACTTCGATTGCCAGCGCCATTGCAGGAAGCACGAATTTCGCTTTCAGGACACTGAATGCTGTTACCAATAATAAAAAAGATATGGAAGTAGTCGCCGCTGAGGCGAAAATGTCAGGTAAGGTAATCCTTCTTCTTGATGAAGTTCACCGCCTTGACAAGGCGAAACAGGACTTCCTGCTTCCTTATCTTGAAAACGGGATGATTGTCTTGATTGGAGCGACGACAAGTAATCCTTATCACGCAATCAATCCCGCAATCCGGTCAAGATGCCAGATTTTCGAACTGAAGCCACTTGAACCAGAGGATATTAAAAAAGCATTGCGCCGGGCCATTTCCGATGACGAAAGAGGCCTTGGGGACTTGAAGATTGAGATTACCGAATCGGCGCTCACCCATTTTGCCACAGCCTCAGGAGGAGATGTGAGAAGCTCACTGAATGCTCTTGAACTCGCTGTGCTTTCCACCGAACCAGATGGAGATGGTGTCATTCATATAGATGAGGCCGCTGCAGAGGAATGCATGCAGAAAAAAAGCCTTTCACACGATAAAGACGGTGATGCACACTATGATGTGCTCTCAGGTTTCCAAAAATCCATCAGGGGCAGCGACGTGAATGCCGCCCTCCATTATCTTGGAAGATTGATCGAAGCAGGTGACCTCGTCAGCATTAACCGGAGGCTCCTTGTGATTGCCTATGAAGATATTGGACTGGCAAGCCCTCAGGCTGGACAAAGGACGCTGGCCGCCATAGAAGCAGCGGAAAGGGTTGGCTTTCCGGAAGCAAGGATACCATTGGCCAATGCAGTTATAGAACTATGTCTGTCACCAAAGTCCAATTCTGCTTATGTTGCCCTTGATTTGGCACTGGCTGACATCCGTTCTGGAATCAGCGGCGAAGTTCCTGACCATTTAAAGGATGCCCATTATAAAGGCGCCAAAGACCTGGGAAGAGGCGTGGATTATTTATATCCTCATGATTATGAAGGAGGATGGGTCAAACAGCAGTATCTCCCGGACAGGATCAAGAACAAGGTCTATTACAAGCCAAAGAAAACAGGTAAATTCGAACAGGCAATTGCTGCGATTTACGAAAGAATCACAGGGCAAAAAAAATAA
- a CDS encoding cysteine desulfurase family protein, translated as MERIYLDHAATTPMHPDVLAEMVKVMEAEFGNPSSIHHFGREARKILDDTRDELAKSIGTKGNNIIFTSGGTEADNLAIIGYAESNRSKGQHIITTQVEHHAVLHSCEELEKRGFEVTYLPVDENGLVSLGKIEEALRDDTILVTIMYGNNEVGTIQPIQEIGGMLADHQAVFHTDAVQAYGIEKLDVEELKVDLLSVSAHKINGPKGIGFLYIREGIKLSRQIFGGEQERKRRAGTENVAAIAGFRKAVELSQKELETKRRFYNDLRNLFIDKLEMSGISFQLNGLLDKSLPHILNLSFPGTNVEAMLVNLDLSGIAASSGSACTAGSIDPSHVLVAMFGKEADKLTNSIRFSFGLHNTKEQIEKAAEDTAKIVRRLAKSSQV; from the coding sequence TTGGAAAGAATCTATTTGGACCATGCAGCCACAACACCGATGCATCCGGATGTTCTGGCTGAAATGGTCAAGGTAATGGAAGCGGAATTCGGCAACCCTTCAAGCATCCACCATTTTGGTCGTGAAGCGAGGAAAATCCTTGATGACACCCGCGATGAACTGGCGAAGAGCATCGGGACGAAGGGAAACAATATTATTTTTACGAGCGGCGGCACTGAAGCAGATAACCTGGCCATCATCGGTTATGCGGAAAGCAACCGCTCGAAAGGACAGCATATCATCACAACGCAGGTTGAACATCATGCTGTCCTTCATAGCTGTGAGGAATTGGAGAAGCGTGGATTTGAGGTCACGTATCTGCCGGTAGATGAAAATGGACTGGTTTCTCTTGGGAAAATAGAAGAAGCGTTACGGGACGATACAATTCTTGTGACAATCATGTATGGAAACAATGAGGTGGGCACGATCCAGCCTATACAAGAGATTGGTGGTATGCTAGCTGATCATCAAGCGGTTTTCCATACAGACGCTGTCCAGGCTTATGGCATTGAAAAATTGGATGTCGAAGAACTGAAGGTTGACCTTCTTTCTGTCTCAGCCCATAAAATCAATGGTCCCAAGGGGATTGGCTTTCTTTATATCAGGGAAGGGATCAAGCTGTCAAGACAGATTTTCGGTGGTGAACAAGAAAGGAAACGCCGTGCCGGTACAGAAAATGTCGCGGCAATTGCCGGGTTCCGCAAAGCCGTTGAGCTATCTCAAAAGGAGCTTGAAACGAAGCGCCGCTTCTATAATGATCTAAGGAATCTGTTCATCGATAAACTCGAAATGAGCGGAATCTCTTTCCAGCTGAACGGATTGCTTGATAAATCACTTCCTCATATTTTAAACTTAAGCTTTCCGGGTACGAATGTCGAAGCGATGCTTGTCAATCTTGACCTATCTGGCATTGCTGCTTCTAGCGGCTCGGCCTGTACTGCTGGGTCAATCGATCCTTCCCATGTGCTGGTCGCGATGTTCGGAAAAGAAGCTGATAAGCTGACAAATTCCATCCGCTTTAGCTTTGGCTTGCACAATACGAAGGAACAGATTGAAAAAGCAGCCGAGGATACTGCGAAAATTGTCCGCCGTCTTGCGAAAAGTAGCCAGGTTTAG